The following are from one region of the Ananas comosus cultivar F153 linkage group 20, ASM154086v1, whole genome shotgun sequence genome:
- the LOC109725778 gene encoding riboflavin biosynthesis protein PYRR, chloroplastic isoform X2 gives MPSSLFAATPAPTSLLPAAAAATRRLRCLSVRSCVALAAAEEAALLRRAAEVADRSAGLTSPHPNFGCVIARSDLAHGRGMVAVVGEGFLYAQGTKCAELQAAEEAGELARGGVAYLNLEPGDCYGDHTAVSSLVQAGISRVVVGLRQPLPHLRGKAIQALRSEGIQVDVVGEELQSKIFEEALKSCLSVNAPLLYRAAFRVPFSVLKYAMTLDGKIAASSGHASWVSSKLSRSRVFELRGRSDAIVVGGNTVRRDDPRLTARHGGHHVPARIVMSQTLDLPEEANLWNVFEAYTIVATQRGARKDMQKKLAAKGVEVVEFDILNPRDVMSYCYDRGYLSILWECGGSLAAPAISSGVIHKVFAFVAPKIIGGVNAPSPVGELGMVQMSQALDLIDVSYEQIGPDMLISGYLQPIPDLSPVIPSADETSSVDPTVSPYDTNIISFYKTWDPYGAFSNFSPHPIEMPDENGDYVTWRSVEHYYQAHKFMGVDSPVAAEFVEQIQLAKSPEEAARTGRKLQREHPELVRPDWESTKIDVMYRALKCKFATYPHLQTMLLSTAGSVLVEASPHDLFWGGGRDGEGLNYLGRLLMQLRSEILEEASKVSVDESA, from the exons ATGCCCTCGTCGCTGTTCGCGGCGACCCCCGCGCCCACCTCGCTCctccccgcggcggcggcggcgacccgCCGCCTCCGCTGCCTCTCCGTGCGCAGCTGCGTCGCATtggccgcggcggaggaggcggcgctcCTCCGGCgagcggcggaggtggcggacCGCTCGGCGGGGCTTACCTCGCCGCACCCTAACTTCGGGTGCGTCATCGCTCGGAGCGACCTCGCCCATGGCC ggggaatgGTGGCGGTGGTGGGGGAGGGGTTTTTGTACGCGCAGGGGACGAAGTGCGCGGAGCTCcaagcggcggaggaggcgggagAGCTCGCGCGCGGCGGCGTCGCCTACCTCAACCTGGAGCCCGGGGACTGCTACGGGGATCACACCGCTGTATCCTCCCTCGTCCAG GCAGGAATTTCAAGAGTTGTCGTGGGTCTCAGACAGCCGCTGCCGCACTTGCGAGGGAAGGCGATACAAGCCCTAAGAAGTGAAGGCATTCAAGTTGATGTCGTTGGAGAGGAGTTGCAGAGTAAAATATTCGAG GAAGCTTTAAAGTCCTGCCTGTCAGTAAATGCTCCATTACTCTATAGAGCTGCCTTTCGTGTTCCATTCTCTGTTCTCAAGTATGCTATGACCTTAGATG GAAAAATTGCAGCTAGTAGTGGCCATGCTTCTTGGGTAAGCAGCAAACTATCCAGAAGTCGAGTATTTGAGTTGCGTGGCAGAAGTGACGCCATTGTTGTAGGTGGAAATACCGTACGGCGTGATG ATCCTCGGCTAACTGCAAGACATGGAGGGCACCACGTTCCTGCGCGTATTGTGATGTCGCAAACTCTTGACCTTCCCGAGGAAGCGAATCTCTGGAACGTCTTCGAAGCATACACTATAGTCGCCACACAAAGGGGTGCTAGGAAAGACATGCAGAAGAAGCTTGCGGCTAAAGGCGTCGAGGTGGTGGAGTTTGACATACTAAATCCTAGGGATGTGATGTCGTATTGCTATGATCGTGGCTACCTTTCTATACTGTGGGAGTGTGGTGGGTCCCTTGCTGCGCCGGCCATCTCTTCTGGTGTAATTCACAAG GTTTTTGCATTTGTTGCTCCAAAGATCATTGGAGGAGTAAATGCTCCGTCGCCAGTTGGTGAATTAGGGATGGTTCAAATGTCACAAGCGCTTGATCTAATTGACGTTTCATATGAACAG ATTGGACCAGACATGCTGATCAGTGGATATCTTCAGCCTATTCCGGATTTATCACCTGTGATTCCATCAGCTGATGAGACTTCGTCTGTCGATCCGACAGTTTCTCCGTACGATACAAATATCATATCGTTCTATAAGACATGGGATCCATATGGAGCCTTCTCAAACTTCTCTCCTCATCCTATTGAAATGCCCGATGAAAATGGAGATTATGTTACTTGGCGAAGCGTCGAGCACTATTATCAG GCGCACAAATTTATGGGAGTCGATAGTCCCGTGGCCGCAGAGTTTGTTGAACAAATACAGTTAGCAAAAAGCCCCGAGGAAGCGGCACGAACGGGACGGAAATTGCAAAGAGAGCACCCTGAACTG GTTCGACCCGACTGGGAATCAACGAAGATCGATGTCATGTACAGAGCTCTCAAATGCAAGTTCGCGACGTACCCGCATTTACAAACCATGCTTCTTTCTACAGCAGGCTCCGTTCTTGTCGAGGCGTCGCCCCACGACCTCTTCTGGGGCGGAGGCCGGGACGGCGAAGGACTCAATTATCTGGGCCGGCTTCTGATGCAGTTAAGGTCTGAGATTTTGGAAGAGGCCTCGAAAGTGAGCGTAGATGAGTCGGCGTAG
- the LOC109725778 gene encoding riboflavin biosynthesis protein PYRR, chloroplastic isoform X1, with translation MTLDGKIAASSGHASWVSSKLSRSRVFELRGRSDAIVVGGNTVRRDDPRLTARHGGHHVPARIVMSQTLDLPEEANLWNVFEAYTIVATQRGARKDMQKKLAAKGVEVVEFDILNPRDVMSYCYDRGYLSILWECGGSLAAPAISSGVIHKVFAFVAPKIIGGVNAPSPVGELGMVQMSQALDLIDVSYEQIGPDMLISGYLQPIPDLSPVIPSADETSSVDPTVSPYDTNIISFYKTWDPYGAFSNFSPHPIEMPDENGDYVTWRSVEHYYQAHKFMGVDSPVAAEFVEQIQLAKSPEEAARTGRKLQREHPELVRPDWESTKIDVMYRALKCKFATYPHLQTMLLSTAGSVLVEASPHDLFWGGGRDGEGLNYLGRLLMQLRSEILEEASKVSVDESA, from the exons ATGACCTTAGATG GAAAAATTGCAGCTAGTAGTGGCCATGCTTCTTGGGTAAGCAGCAAACTATCCAGAAGTCGAGTATTTGAGTTGCGTGGCAGAAGTGACGCCATTGTTGTAGGTGGAAATACCGTACGGCGTGATG ATCCTCGGCTAACTGCAAGACATGGAGGGCACCACGTTCCTGCGCGTATTGTGATGTCGCAAACTCTTGACCTTCCCGAGGAAGCGAATCTCTGGAACGTCTTCGAAGCATACACTATAGTCGCCACACAAAGGGGTGCTAGGAAAGACATGCAGAAGAAGCTTGCGGCTAAAGGCGTCGAGGTGGTGGAGTTTGACATACTAAATCCTAGGGATGTGATGTCGTATTGCTATGATCGTGGCTACCTTTCTATACTGTGGGAGTGTGGTGGGTCCCTTGCTGCGCCGGCCATCTCTTCTGGTGTAATTCACAAG GTTTTTGCATTTGTTGCTCCAAAGATCATTGGAGGAGTAAATGCTCCGTCGCCAGTTGGTGAATTAGGGATGGTTCAAATGTCACAAGCGCTTGATCTAATTGACGTTTCATATGAACAG ATTGGACCAGACATGCTGATCAGTGGATATCTTCAGCCTATTCCGGATTTATCACCTGTGATTCCATCAGCTGATGAGACTTCGTCTGTCGATCCGACAGTTTCTCCGTACGATACAAATATCATATCGTTCTATAAGACATGGGATCCATATGGAGCCTTCTCAAACTTCTCTCCTCATCCTATTGAAATGCCCGATGAAAATGGAGATTATGTTACTTGGCGAAGCGTCGAGCACTATTATCAG GCGCACAAATTTATGGGAGTCGATAGTCCCGTGGCCGCAGAGTTTGTTGAACAAATACAGTTAGCAAAAAGCCCCGAGGAAGCGGCACGAACGGGACGGAAATTGCAAAGAGAGCACCCTGAACTG GTTCGACCCGACTGGGAATCAACGAAGATCGATGTCATGTACAGAGCTCTCAAATGCAAGTTCGCGACGTACCCGCATTTACAAACCATGCTTCTTTCTACAGCAGGCTCCGTTCTTGTCGAGGCGTCGCCCCACGACCTCTTCTGGGGCGGAGGCCGGGACGGCGAAGGACTCAATTATCTGGGCCGGCTTCTGATGCAGTTAAGGTCTGAGATTTTGGAAGAGGCCTCGAAAGTGAGCGTAGATGAGTCGGCGTAG